CAATTAAAAAGAATTATAATGATATATTGTAGATTAAAATTAAGATGGGTAAAAACCTATCCGATTTTGGATAGGTTATAAGTAGTGTGAATTATTCTTCTCGGCGTACAGCCATGACTTCAGACGGAAATTTTTTAACCCCCGGTTCAATAAACCATGTTTCCCCATTGCTGAGTTTTACCTCACCGCCCCATTTTTCATCCGTATCGAATTCTGCACTGAGAATGGTCTCTTCCATATCTTTTTTAGCAACATAAAAAGAGATTGCCCCTTTTGAATCGTAACGTAACATAACTTTTGCCATAACATTTTCCTTTTATAGATTTAAAAACAATAACGAAATTCACTACCCTATTTGAGTATGAAAAAACTTGCGAATCCTATACCACCAATCCGATGAGAGATGACTTTCAAATGTGATACGCAAGAATGTTCCAGCTAAACGACGAACAATGGTGTCGACTTCATAATTCTTATCATCCGTTTGAGGAAAATCATCACGATAATGTACCCCTCTGCTCTCTTCACGTGCCATTGCACTCATAAGCATTGCTTCAGAGACGGTGAGAGCATTGCGAAGTTCGATAATGGACATCAGTTCGACATTGTCGCTTCGGTCTTTATTAACGCAACACAGTCCTGAGGACATTTTCATTAAATAATGGACATATTCAAGAGCATTGGCCAAAGAATCATGGGTTCGAAACACCCCGGCATTTTTATAGAGATTATTTCCGAGATTACGTCGCATTGTATTGATATTAAAACGGCTTTCACCCTCTACAATCATATCAACATAACGTAATTCTTTTGCCACTTGTGCATAGTCAATGGGATGGAATACCCCTTTTTTGGCTGCGGAAGAGGCCTGTGTACCCGCAACACGCCCAAAATAAGCGGCTTCAAGTAAACTGTTTCCACCCAAACGATTTGCTCCGTGTACACCGCTTTGAGCACATTCTCCGCAAACAAATACATTTTCCATATCGATCGATGTATCGTTACGGCTCCAGATACCCCCCATGGTATAGTGGGCAGATGGTGTGATGGGTAAAAGCTCGGTTAGAATATCGATCCCTGCACCGTTCAGTGCATGTTTTCGAGCTGATGGGAGTTTTTTATCGATCAGTTCTTCACCCAAATGTCTAAAATCAAGATAGACAGTATGACCCTTTAACTGATGTAGGACTATATCTCGTGAGAGTTTGTCGCGGGTCTGCAGTTCATCGGTAAAGCGCTCACCGGTTTCATCAACAATATAAGCACCCTCACCTCTTGCCGCTTCACTGATAAGAGTGCCGCTTCCGACCAAAGTCGTCGGATGGAACTGCACAAACTCCATATTGGACAATCGCATTTTTGCTCGTAATGCTATGGCGATAACATCCCCGCTTGACTCTTGAGAGTTTGTCGAATGCCCTCTGTATATACCGGCATAACCGCCGCCGGCTAGTACAAGTGCCTTGCATGCAAAAGCGATCACTTGAGAATCACGACGGCGAAGGATCGTGATTCCGGACATTTTGTCTTTAAAAGTAGCGATTGAGAGCATCATATGATTGGGAAATAGTTTTACCCCCTCTTTACGACATTGCACT
This genomic window from Sulfuricurvum sp. contains:
- the nifT gene encoding putative nitrogen fixation protein NifT, which gives rise to MAKVMLRYDSKGAISFYVAKKDMEETILSAEFDTDEKWGGEVKLSNGETWFIEPGVKKFPSEVMAVRREE
- a CDS encoding FAD-dependent oxidoreductase, translated to MLYDVIVVGSGISGLYAALSAKRAGLNVALICKSNPLRSNSAVASGGINAVLKSTRHDSCREHIADTLKGADKLARFSAVSSMVTGGEEIINDLLSMGVVFDCNDEGNVAQRPFGGTKAKRTCYIADKTGAAITQSLLVQCRKEGVKLFPNHMMLSIATFKDKMSGITILRRRDSQVIAFACKALVLAGGGYAGIYRGHSTNSQESSGDVIAIALRAKMRLSNMEFVQFHPTTLVGSGTLISEAARGEGAYIVDETGERFTDELQTRDKLSRDIVLHQLKGHTVYLDFRHLGEELIDKKLPSARKHALNGAGIDILTELLPITPSAHYTMGGIWSRNDTSIDMENVFVCGECAQSGVHGANRLGGNSLLEAAYFGRVAGTQASSAAKKGVFHPIDYAQVAKELRYVDMIVEGESRFNINTMRRNLGNNLYKNAGVFRTHDSLANALEYVHYLMKMSSGLCCVNKDRSDNVELMSIIELRNALTVSEAMLMSAMAREESRGVHYRDDFPQTDDKNYEVDTIVRRLAGTFLRITFESHLSSDWWYRIRKFFHTQIG